The following proteins are co-located in the Bradyrhizobium sp. AZCC 2176 genome:
- a CDS encoding DMT family transporter, with translation MGEWVGVTIALVSSCLGGTAAAITRYLAGNTDPITLAILRWGIGFCCVLPVTLLLKARWPQRRDWPAVAALGFCFFGVFFVLYNIAMSYTTAARASLALATLPLHTMVVGALLGIEPLTKRKSIGVCVAVFGVAAALATGLSAAPPGAWRGELIMTAAVLCMAFYNVWSRPFIQRSSALGFLTVGMGTGAAALIVVGSLTESVTALSQFSTPQWTAGIYLGVAGGALAFILWVLALERASPTRVANTMTVNPLAAGLLATQLVGEPITPNLVLGLIAVFAGIWIATSEVRKP, from the coding sequence GTGGGCGAATGGGTTGGGGTCACGATCGCGCTGGTCTCGAGTTGCCTCGGCGGCACCGCGGCGGCGATCACGCGCTATCTCGCCGGCAACACCGATCCGATTACGCTTGCGATCCTGCGCTGGGGAATTGGCTTTTGCTGCGTGCTGCCAGTGACGCTATTGCTGAAAGCGCGATGGCCGCAACGCCGGGACTGGCCGGCCGTCGCCGCGCTGGGCTTTTGCTTCTTCGGCGTGTTCTTCGTCCTCTACAACATCGCGATGTCCTACACGACCGCGGCGCGCGCCTCGCTCGCGCTGGCGACGCTGCCGCTGCACACCATGGTGGTCGGCGCGCTGCTCGGCATCGAGCCGCTGACGAAACGGAAATCGATCGGGGTCTGCGTCGCGGTATTCGGTGTCGCCGCCGCGCTCGCGACGGGATTGTCGGCCGCGCCGCCGGGAGCTTGGCGTGGCGAACTGATCATGACCGCGGCTGTTTTGTGCATGGCGTTCTACAATGTCTGGTCTCGCCCCTTCATCCAGCGATCGAGCGCGCTTGGCTTCCTGACGGTCGGCATGGGAACTGGTGCCGCGGCGCTGATCGTGGTCGGGTCGCTGACGGAGAGCGTCACGGCGTTGAGCCAGTTCAGCACGCCGCAATGGACCGCCGGCATTTATCTCGGCGTTGCCGGCGGCGCGCTGGCGTTCATCCTGTGGGTGCTGGCGCTGGAACGGGCGTCGCCGACGCGTGTCGCCAACACCATGACTGTCAATCCGCTCGCGGCGGGGCTGCTCGCGACGCAGTTGGTCGGCGAGCCGATCACGCCCAATCTCGTGCTCGGTCTTATTGCGGTATTCGCCGGCATCTGGATCGCAACGTCGGAAGTCAGGAAGCCTTGA
- a CDS encoding RidA family protein has translation MITRINPPELGTPPGYSQIVEVKAGRIVFIAGQTALDRDGNVVGGNDFAAQAEQVFRNLTIALEASQCTPANLVKLTVFLTERIISEPIAKPETASSPW, from the coding sequence ATGATCACCCGCATCAATCCTCCCGAACTCGGAACGCCGCCCGGCTATTCGCAGATCGTCGAGGTGAAGGCGGGGCGCATCGTCTTCATCGCCGGCCAGACCGCGCTCGATCGCGACGGCAATGTGGTCGGCGGGAATGATTTCGCCGCCCAGGCGGAACAGGTGTTTCGAAACCTCACGATTGCGCTGGAGGCGAGCCAGTGCACGCCGGCCAATCTGGTAAAGCTCACGGTATTCCTCACCGAAAGGATAATCTCGGAGCCTATCGCGAAGCCCGAAACCGCTTCTTCGCCTTGGTGA